GGCCGAGGGGCTCGTGCGGATCCGCCGCCTGGACCGGGAGCGGAGCGACGCGAGCGCGGTCCTCGACACGGCCGAGCGGGGGACGCTGCTGACGCTGGACCGCGACGTGGAAGACGGACGCGACCTGCGGATCCGGCCGGACGTCGGGGTCGACGGAAGCTGACCTCACGCGGGGCGCGGGAACGCGCGCCACAGGAACGGCAGCGGCGTGCCCAGGAGCAGGAGCGCGCCGAGGTTGAACAAGGCGTTCGGCCACGCGCCGTGGAGCAGGGACGCCGCGGTGTCGGGCACGAACCACGAGAGCAGCGAGACGGCCACGCACCCGAACGCCCAGCGCTCCCGGGCCAGGAACGGGCCCCGCAGGACGAACAGGAGCGCCACCGCCCAGCTGATGATGGTCGCACCGAGCACCGCGTTCATGAAGCGGTGGTAGGTCACCACCTCGGCCGGCAGCGCCTCGGCGCCGAAGAGCGCGCCCGCCATGGCGCCCGGATACCAGGGCATCCAGCGCGTGTCGGCCAGCACCAGCAGCGCGCCGAGGCCGACCATCGACGCTACGGCGACGAAGAGCCAGCGGTACCAGAACCGAAAGGCGACCTCCCCCACACGGTGGGGGTAGGGGGGCTCGCGATCCGGGTCAAGGGTCGCTCAGCGCATGCGCAAGGAGATGCCGTCAGAACGGCCAGAGGACCGGGATGAGCGCGACCGCCAGGCCCCACAGGATCAAGTCGAGCGGCGTGCCCACGCGGGTGAAGTCGCCGAAGCGGTAGCTGCCCGGGCCGTAGACGAGCGTGTTGGTCTGGTAGCCCACCGGCGTCATGAAGCTGAGCGACGCCGCGAACGTCACGGCCATCAGCATCGGCCGCGCGCTCACGCCCAGCAGGTGCGCCGACTCGATCGCGATGGGGGCCAGGAGCGCGGCCGTCGCCTGGTTCGAGATCACGTTGGTCAGCAGGAGCGACGCGCCGAAGAAGCCCGCCAGGACGACGTGCGCGCCCATCGGGCCGAGGCCGTCGGTGAAGAAGTGCGAGACCAGCTCCGAGGCGCCGGTCCGATCCATCGCGGTCCCCAGCGGGATGACCCCCGCGAGGAGGAAGATGACCTTCCAGGAGATGCTCTCGTAGGCCTCCCGCGGTCGCAGCGTGCGCGTCAGGAGCAAGACCACGCAGCCGGCGAGGGCGCTCACCACGATGGGCAGCACGTCGAGGGCGGCGAGCCCGACGACCGCCGCGAGCACGGCGAGCGCGACGGGGAGCTTCTTGCGGCGCTGCACGGGAGGCTGCTCGACCTGGGAGACGACGACGAAGGAGGCATCCCGGCTCAGCGCGGCCGCCTGCTCTCGCGCCGTGGACAGGAGGAGCGAGTCCCCGGGTCGCAGGATGCTCGCCGCGAGCCGCTCGTTCTGCAGCTCGTCCGGCCTCCGCAGCGCGAGCACCACGGCGCCGAAGCGCTCGGCGAAGCTCACGTCCTCGATGCGCTGCCCGGCGATGGGCGCGTCCGGCGCGACGACCGCCTCGACCAGCTCGCGCTCGCTCGTCCGGAGCGCCGCGTCCCCCCACGTCGTCACGGGCTCGATCGTCACGTCCTGGCGCGCGACGAGCTTCGCGATCTCCCCCGGGGCCCCGACGACGCGCACGACGCGACCGCCGTCGCGGGCGAAGACCTCGACGATCTCGACCTCCAGCCCTTCGAGGAGCGCGCGCGTCTCGCGGCGCTGGTCACGCACGCGCACGTCGGTGAGGTACTGGCGCACGCCGTAACGCGACGTGAGATCCTCGAGGCTGCGTCGGGCCGGCGTGAGGCGGATCCCCACCAGCGCGAGGTAGGCGAGGCCGACGACGAAGAAGAGCAGGCCGAGCGGCGCCATCTCGAACATGCCGAAGGGCGCCAGCCCGTGCCCCGCCGCGATGGAGCTTACCAGGAGGTTGGTCGACGTGCCGATCAACGTGCAGACGCCCCCGAGCATCGACGCGAAGCTGAGGGGCATCAGCAGCTTGGACGGGCTCAGGCCGAGGTCTCTCGAGACCGCGAGCACGACGGGGATGATGATCGCGATGGCCGCGGTGTTGTTGATGAAGCCGCTGACCAGGCCGACGGAGAGCAGCATGCCGCCGATCGCGAGCCAGCGGCTGTGGCGGCCGAGTCGGCGAAACAGCCCGCCGACGTGGGCGAGCGCGCCGGTCCGCCGCAGGCCTTCGCTGAGCACGAACATCGCGCCGATGGCGATCGTCGCGGGGTTCGAGAAGCCCGCCAGGCCCTCCGCGGGGCTCAAGATGCCCGTCACCATCAAGGTCACGCAGACGATCAGGGCCGTGACCTCGTACGAGACCCGCTCCCACGCGAAGAGGACGAGGGCGAGGGCGATCAGCGCGAAGACGATGGCGATCTCGAAGGTCACCGCACCCATGGATACAGGCGCGGCCCGCGGTCATGGCCAGAGCAGCGCTTCGAGGAGGGGGGCTTCGGCCGCGGTCAGGGCTCGGGCAGGAGCGCGGCGATGCGGGCGTACGCCTCGAGCTTCGCCGGCTCGAGCGCGTCCGCCTCCATGGCCAGCCGGAGCGCGGGCAGGCCGGCCGTGATCCGCTTCGTCAGCGCGTCCGCGCGCGCGGGCTCGAGGGCGCGGGTCAGGATGAGCGCGTCGGTCGGCACGGCCTGGGTGATCAGCAGCGCCTCGAGCCGGGTCGCGCCCGCGCGCCCGCCGTGCAGGGCGAGGGCCTCCTCGACCCGCGCGTCCTCGTCACCGGCCACGGAGATCGCGGCGACGTCGGCGTCCCCGTCGAGCACGGCGGCGAGCGCCGCGGGGTGACTGCCGAGGAAGCGCTCCGACGCGAAGGTCTGCTCGGGGACCAGCCCTCGCTCCGCGAGGTGCGCGCGCACGAGGAGGTAGCCGCCGAGCGAGAGCGGATCGACCCACGCCGCGCGCGCACCGCGCAGGCGGCTCAGGCCGAGGTGCGCCGCGCGGTCCGCCACGAGGGCCGAGCGATAGGTCGAGCGCCCGGCGCGGACGACCCGGTAGACCGCGTGGATGTGCGACGAGCACTGGGCGCAGACCGCCGACGGCAGCCAGGCCAGCTCCACGTCGCGCGCGCGCACCCGGAAGCGGAGGGCGTCGTAGCTCTCCGCCACCTCGACCTCCACGCGCTCCCCCAGATCCCGCGTGAGCGAACGCTCGAGCAGCTCGCCCCGCGCGCGAGCCCGGGCGTCGCCCACCGACGGCGGCATGAGGAAGCGCAGGGTCACGCGCACGTCATAGCCGCGATCCGCGGGCTTTCGAGGACGCGGTCAATCCTCGTCGGGCTCGACCGGATCCGGCCGCAGGAACCAACTCGCCACGAAGAGCGCGCTGAACATGATGAGCTGCACCAGGACGGCCATGGAGTAGGCGTAGTAATTGGCGATGGCGAGCCCGAAGACGATGGGGACGAGCAGCCCGCGCACCCAGAGGTGGCCGTGCGTGTTGAACGAGAACCCGGGCTCGCGCTTCGCCTTGCGGGTCAGCCAGTCGTAGCCGACGAGTAGGAGCATCGAGCCGAGGCCGATCAGGGTGAAGACGAGCCACATCGACTGCGGCTCGTAGGTCTGCCACAGCAGCTCGCGCGCGCCCCAGGCGTCCACGCCGAGCGTCCGCTCGAAGAAGTCCATCACCGCGCCGCGGTCGAGGGCCTCGACCGCCTGCGCGTTCACGTTGGACTGCTCCACGAGGTAGCGGCGCGCCAGCACGACCTTGTCGCCGTTCTCCTGGTACATCTCGCCCGCCACGATCGAGCCGATCGACCAGCCGATGCCCACCGTCATGTTGACGTACCCCATGTAGAGGCCGTCTTTGCCCTTGGGCGCGATGCTGGCGAGGTACCGCATCTTGGTGGGGCTGGCCATCATCTCGCCGACCGAGAAGATCGCGATGGCGCCGAGGGTGACCCAGCCGCTCATGCTCACGCCGAGCACGTAGATGCCGACGGCGGAGATGGCGATGCCGATGACGATGGCGGTGAGCGAGCGGAGCCGCCCGGTCAGGAAGCCGACGAGGAACGCGGCCACGCTGATCATCGCCGCGTTGAAATTGATGATCCACTCCTGCGTGAGGTTGCCGCCGTTGACGGTCGGCACCGCGCCTTCGCCGAGGATGGACTGCAGCGCCGCGGCGGGGCCGCGCGAGTCGACCCAGTCGTCGATGAAGTTCGGGAGGATGTCGAACAGCTGATAGAACATCAGCCAGAAGCCGGCGAAGGTGATCGTGAAGAAGAAGAGGCGCGGCTCGAGCAGCCCCTTCACCGCGTCGATCAGCAGCTCGCCCGGGCCGGCCAGCGGGCCCGTGTCTTCGCGCTCCGGCTCGCGGAAGAAGAAGAGCGGGAGGAAGTTCAGGGAGATGCCGATGGCGCACGCCATGAACACGTACTCCCACTCGAGCACCCGCAGGTAGCCCGCGATCAGCGGCCCGAGGAAGCCGCCGATGTTGACCATCTGGTAGAAGATGCCCCAGCCGAACGAGGCCGACTCCTTGGGCATCTGGTTCGAGATGAGGCCCTGCAGCCCGGGCTTGAAGATGGCGGTGCCGAGCGCGAGGAACATCGCGCCGGTGAAGAAGACCTCGAAGACGCTGTCGACGCCGGCCGCGCGGGCCTCGGCGAGCGGCATCCCGGCCAGTGACTCGGCGATGGCGATGCAGTAGCCCATCAGCAGGTAGCCGATGATCTTGAGCACCGTGCTGATCGCGATGTTGAGCTTGTAGCCGTAGCGGTCGGCGAACCCGCCCGTGAAGATGGGCACGAAGCTCTGGACGAGGGCCCAGATGGCGTAGATCGAGCCCTTCTGGACGTGATCGAGGCCGGGGCCGCCCTCGCTGATGGCCAGGACCATGAAGACCGGCAGGACGGTGCGGACGCCGTAGTAGGCGAAGCGCTCGACCAGCTCCATCCAGTTCGCGGTCCAGTAGACCGCCCCGAACGCGCTGAGCTGCTCGAAGAAGGAGGGCTTCGACGATCCGGCTTTCGACATGGCGGCGCACCGTACGCCCCACCGCGGGTCGTGTCGACGCGGTGCCGTGACCCGCGGCACACGCCGGCACGCGTGGGCCGGGCGACTCCGCACGATCCACGGAGGGGATCGCGGATCACCCCTGTTTCAACGGCTCCTGCGCGCCTGGCACTGCCCTTGCTCATCACCGGCTCGATGACCGGAGGACCCATGAAGAACAGCATTCGATACGGCGCGCTGGCGTGCCTGGCCGGGCTCGCGGGGCTGGCGGCGCCCCAGCCGGCCCAGGCGTGTGGCGGCTGCTTCGCCCCGACAGGCAGCCCCACCGTGGTGACGCGTCATCAGATGGCGGTCTCGATCTCGATGGAGGAGACGACCCTCTGGGATCAGATCGAGTACGCGGGCGACCCGGAGGACTTCGTCTGGGTCCTCCCGGTGCGGAACGGCGCGCCGGTGGAGCTGGCCGAGAACGCCTTCTTCGAGGCCCTCGAGCAGACCACCCGGATCACCCTCCAGGCCCCGCAGGCGCCGCAGACCTTCTGCCCCGACCCGTGCGGCGGGTTCTTCGCGGGGGCCGCCGACCGCTCGGGCAGCGCGGACGCCGGGGCGAGCGAGGTCACCGTGCATCACCAGGCCAGCATCGGCCCGTACGAGACGGTCACCATCGGCTCCGAGGACCCGAACGCGCTCGTGCAGTGGCTGCGTGACCACTACTACGCGGTGCCGGACTCCATCCTGCCGACCATCCGCCACTACACGGAGCAGGGCATGGACTTCGCCGTGCTGCGCCTCTCGCCCAACTTCGGCGTCAACCAGATGCAGCCGGTGCGCGTGACGATGCCCGGCCTCAACCCGACCTTCCCGCTGCGCATGGTCGCGGCCGGGGTCGAGGGCTCGGTCGGACTCGAGCTCTTCGTCATCGCCGAGGGCCGCTACGGATCGTCCAACTTCGCCATCGGCGAGGTCGACCGCGACGCGCTCTCGTACGACTGGGACACCAGCCGGTTCAACTACGACGCGCTCTACGACGCGGCGGCGAGCGCGAACGACGGCCGCACCTGGGTCGCCGAGTACGCGATGGACGCGCCGACCTGGCAGCTCGAGAACTACGTCTCCTACGACGACGACGGCGAGCCCCACTACGCGCGCGACGACTGGGAGGTCGCCTCGCGCCACGTCGAGGCCCCGTACATCACCCGCCTCACCGCGGACCTCGCGGTCGAGCACCTGGGCGAGGACCTCATCCTGGAGGCGGCGGACGGCGGCGACCTGCCGGGCTTCATCGACGTCACGAACGAGCTCAACCGCGCCCCGGACGTGAGCTGCAGCAACGTCTGCACGGACCCCTACGGCGGCGGCAGCTCGGGAGGCGGGCTCGGCTGGCGCGACGGAGGCCGCGGCGACGGCCTCTGCACGGTCAGCCCCGGCAACACCGCGGGCGCCTTCGGGCTGCTCGCCCTGCTCGGCGCGGCGGCGGCCTTCGGCCTCCGGCGTCGTCGGTAGACGCGCGGCACTTCGAACGCGAGAACGCGGCGGCGGGGCTCTCGGGCCTCGCCGTCTTCGCGTGCGCTCCAGGTGACATAGGTGGGCTTGAAAAGCCCCTCCCGACGGATCAGGCTCCACGCCGCCGATGACCGAGTTGTTCGATCGCGAGTTCCTCTTCGTCACCGGCAAGGGCGGCGTCGGAAAGACCACCGTCAGCGCCGCCATCGCCCTCGCGGCCGCCAAGCGCGGCAAGCGCGTGCTCGTGGCCATGTGCAACGCCAAGGAGCGGCTGAGCCACCTGCTCGAGGTCGACGCGATCGGCACCCGCAACCAGCGCGTCGCCCCCAACCTCGAGGCGGTGAACATGACCCCCGCCGTGGCCCTCGAGGAGTACGGCCTGATGGTCCTGAAGGTCCGCAGCGTCTACAAGGCGATCTTCGAGAACCGCTTCGTCGCGGCCGTCCTGCGTGGCACGCCCGGCATCGAGGCGTGGTCGATGCTCGGCAAGGCCTACTTCCACACCGAGGAGCGAGACGAGTCCGGCCGGCCCCGCTACGACATGGTGATCGTCGACGGCCCCGCGACCGGGCACGCGCTCGACATGCTCCGGGTGCCGCAGGTGATCTGCGACGTCGCGCCGCCGGGGCTGCTCCGCAACGAGGCCGAGAAGGCGCGCGCCCTCTTCCGCGATCGGCGCCGCAGCGCCGCGGTGCTCGTCACGCTCCCCGAGGACATGCCGGCGAACGAGACGATCGAGCTCCACGCGGCCCTCGGCGGGCCCGACATCGCGATGCCGGTCGGCGGGCTCGTGGTGAACTCGATGCTCTCCAAGCTCTTCAAGTCCCAGGAGCGCGCCCCGATCGCCGCGCTCCCCGCCAAGCTCCAGCCGGGCTCCTCCGCCTCGGCGCTCGCGCTCGCGGGCCGTCAGCGCGCCTTGCGAGAGGCGACGCAGCAGGACGCGATCGCCAAGCTCAAGGCGCAGCTCCCGGAGCTCCCGCGCACCATGCTGCCGATGCTGCACGTGCCCGAGTTCCGGCGCAGCGCGGTCGAGTCCCTGGCCGCCTGCTTCGAGAGCTGAGCGTCCGTTCGCGCGCGCGCCCGACGCGCGCTATGAACGCGCACCCATGCGGATCGAGGCCGACTCGGTGCTCCGTCATTCGCGCGACGCGGTCTTCGCGGCGTACCGCGACGACCTCCCGGCGTTCGTGGAGTTCCTGCCCAACGTGCGGTCCATCGAGGTGATCGAGCGGCAGGGACAGGGCGACATCGTGCACCTCCACAACGTGTGGCACGGCGCGACGGAGCTGCCGACCTCGCTCGCCAGCGCGCTCGAGGCCCGGGTGCTGTCGTGGGACGATCACGCGGCCTGGGACGAGGCGGGCTACACGTGCGACTGGGTGATCGAGCCCCACGCCTTCCGCAACGCGGTGCGCTGCCGCGGTCAGACCACCTTCATCGACCTCGACGAGGGCCGCACGCGCATCGAGATGAACGGGGAGCTGTCCATCGATCTCGAACGGGTCCGGGCCATCCCCACCTTCCTCGCCGGCTCCCTCGCGCGCACGGCCGAGGCGTTCCTCCTGCGGCAGCTCACGGCCAACCTCGCGAGCGTCAGCGACGCGCTCGCCAACTACCTGCGCGAGGACACGCTCGCGTGAGGGGCTCGACGTGCGCGGCGCTTCGTCCCCAGGCGGGGCCCGTCATTCCGGGTTCCTCACGCCGTTGATCGGAGTCGAGTGCGCGCGGAATGTCAGATCTCCTCGTCCGTGGTCAACGGGGTTCGCCGGCTCCTCATCGACGAGGGGCGCTGGCAGGAGATCGAGCGCGCGCTCCTCGAGCGGGATCCCGACATGGAGGACTGGCTCGAGGACACGGGCAGGCGCCCCTACGTCTCCTTCGCCGGCCACCGCCGCCTGCTCGAGGCGGTGGGGGGCGACGAGGGAGCGCCTGCGCTGCGTCGCCTCGGCCACGCGCGCCTCAGCGCGGCGATGGATCTCGGACCCGTGGCGCCCATCCTCCGCTGCTGGGTCCGGCAGTACGCGCACATCCCGACCGCGCTGCTCCACGTGGCGCCGTACGTCTGGGACGTGATCCTGCGCCACGCGGGGCGGCTTCAGATCGAGGAGACCGGGCCTCACCGCATGGTCTATCGCGCGGTGGACGCCCCCGAGGCGCTCCACTCGGCGACGCTCTGGCACGCGCTCGTCGAGGGCTACGGGACGGAGCTGCTGCGTCGCTCGGGCCGCGACGGGGAGGTGCGCGTGCAGGTCGACGCGCGCGGCTTCGCGCTGGTCGGGACCTGGGACCGCTGACGGTCAGCTCTCCTCGACGTCCTCGCCGCGCAGCCGGGCGAGCCGCCGACGGATCTTGATCTCGAAGCCCGCCTCGCGCGGCTCGTAGTAGCGCCGCCCGGCCAGCTTCTCCGGGAGATAGGTCTCGCCCGCCGCGTGCCCGCCTTCGCCGTGCGGGTAGCGGTACCCCTCGCCGTAGCCCCACTCCTTCATGGCCTTGGTGGGCGCGTTGCGCAGCTTCATCGGCACGGGCAACGGGCCGTGCTCGCGTACGTCGTCGCGCGCCGAGGTCCACGCCGCGTAGCTCGCGTTCGATTTGACGGTGCTCGCCAGGTACGTGCAGCACTGCGACATCGCGAACAGGCCCTCGGGCATGCCGAGCCGCCGGAAGGCGGCGTCCGCCGCGACCGCCACCTGCAGCGCCTGCGGGTCGGCGTTGCCCACGTCTTCGCTCGCGAAGATGATGAGCCGGCGCAGGATGAACATCGGGTCGTCGCCCGCCTCGAGCATGCGCATCATCCAGTAGATGGCCGCGTCGGGGTCGTTGCCGCGCATCGACTTGATGAACGCGCTGATGACGTTGTAGTGCTCCTCGCCGCTCTTGTCGTAGAGGAGCGTCTTCTCCGCGAGCGCCTCGCGCACCAGGGCCTCGTCGATCGGGTTGCCCGACGCGGCCGCCTCGCGCGCGGCCAGCTCCAGCACGTCCAGCGACCGGCGCGCGTCGCCTCGACCGAGCTCCGCGATCACCGCGAGCGCGTCGCCCTCGACCTTCACGCCGAGCTTGCCGAGCCCGCGGTCGGCGTCCTTCAGCGCGCGGCGGAGCAGGGTCTCGACCGCGTCCGGCGGCAGCGCCTCGAGCCGGAAGACCCGCGCCCGGCTGAGGAGCGCCGCGTTGACGGCGAAGGAAGGGTTCTCGGTCGTGGCCCCGATGAGCACCACCGTGCCCTTCTCGACGTGGGGCAGCAGCGCGTCTTGCTGCGCCTTGTTGAAGCGGTGGATCTCGTCGACGAAGAGGATGGTCGGGCGGCCGTAGAGCTTCCGGCGCTCGTCCGCCTTCTGGATGAGCCGCCGCAGCTCGGGCACGCCGCCCATCACGGCGCTGAAGGGGACGAAGTCGCCCTTGGTCTCGTGCGCGACGACGCGCGCGAGCGTGGTCTTGCCCGTCCCTGGCGGACCCCAGAGCAGCATCGACGGAACCCGGTCCGCGCGGATGGCCTTCGCGAGCAGGCGGTGCTCGCCGATCACGTGCCGCTGGCCCACCATCTCGGCGAGCGAGCGCGGCCGCATCCGCTCGGACAGTGGCGCGCCTTCGGGGTCGCGTTCATGCGCGTGATCGAAGAGGTCCATGGGTGTGACATTCCAGTCGCGGACCGGACCATAGCCAGGCTCCCCGGTTCACGCCGCGAAACTTTTTCGCCCCTCATCCGTCCATGAACCGCATGTCCCCGTGGTCGGTACGGCTCTCGCAGAGTCGACGGGTGCGGTGCCAGAGAAGGAGAGGCGTGTGCGGAACCTGCTCGAGATGATCTACGAGTACCAGCTCCTCAGCAGCAAGGAGCGGCACCTGGACATCCCCCTCGACGACGACGAGCGGGTGCGTCGCATGGGTCTGCATCGGCTGTTGATGGGGGAGGTGCCGGACGCGCGGCGTCGTCGCCTCGCCCGGGTCGCGCTGCCGATGCGCGTGCAGTTCACGCGCGCCGGTGGCTTCGAGCTCGGTGAGATCCGTGACCTCGGCGGCGGCGGCGTGTGCGTGCAGACCTCGGCGCCTCAGGATCCCGGGACGCGCGTGGTGCTCCGCGTCGAGGCGCCCGACGACGGCGTCGAGTACGTCTTCCCGTGCCGCGTGGTCTGGCGCTCGAGCCACGGCCCGCGCCGCATGGGGCTCGCCTTCGACGGCGTGCCCCATCAGAGCGAGCTCTACGGGGACGAGTCCGGCGTCTGGCGGCGCACCCCGCGCTTCGGCGCCGTCCGGGACACCTCCCACGTCGCCTGACGCGGTGCTCTGATCAGCGCGGTGCTCTGATCAGCGCACGATCTTCAGGCGCGTGGGGCCCTTCTCGGGCGGCGCCTTCTGACCGCCGGTGCGCGCGAAGTGCTGCTTGGCGACCGTCTCGGCCAGCGACTCGGCGGCGGCGCGGAAGGCGCCGGCCACGTCGGAGTCGGGCCGGGACTGCACGATGGGCATGCCCTTGTCGCCCCACTCGCGGACGGAGGGCTCGAGCGGCACCTGCGCGAGCAGGGGGGCCTTCGCGAAGTCCGCGACCTTCTGGCCGCCGCCCGCGCCGAAGAGCTCGTGCCGCACACCCGCTGTGTCGACGAACCAGCTCATGTTCTCGATCACGCCGAGGATGGGCAGGTTGAGCTTCGCGCACATCGAGACGCTCTTGTAGACGTCCTGGAGCGCGACCTCCTGCGGGGTCGTCACCATCACCACGCCGGTGACCTTGAGCTGCTGCGCCATCGTGAGCGCGACGTCCCCGGTGCCCGGCGGCAGGTCGAGGACGAGGTAGTCGAGCTCCCCCCAGTCGACGTCCTTCAAGAACTGCGACAAGGCGCCATGCAGCATCGGTCCGCGCCACACGATCGCCTGCGTCTCGTCCTCGAGCAGGAAGCCGATGCTCATCATCGAGACGCCGAAGCGCTCGAGGGGTGCGATGCGCTTGCCGTCCTTGCTGACCGGGTGACCGCTCACGCCCATCATCGTCGGGATGGACGGGCCGTAGATGTCCGCGTCGAGCAGCCCGACCCGCAGGCCCATCGCCTTGAGGGCCAGGGTCAGGTTCACCGCGGTGGTGCTCTTGCCGACGCCGCCCTTGCCGCTCATCACGAGGATGATGTTGCGCACGCCCGGGATGGGGTCGTCGCCCATGACCTCGCGGGTCGGGACCTGCGTCTTGATCATCAGCGCCAGCTTCACGTCGAGCCCGGAGAGCGCCTCCTCGACCCGCGCGCGCACGGTGTCCTTCAGGGCCTCGGAGGGGCTGGCCAGGACCGCGGTCGCCTGCACGGTACCCCCCTCGACGCGGACGTCCTCGAGCGTGCCCAGCTCGAGCATCGGCTTGTCGTAGACGGGATCCAGCACGCGCGCGAGGGCGTCGCGTACGGCTTCGAGGGTCGGCTCGCTCATGCTCGAAAAACTCCAGAGAAGGGGGGCGTGTGTATGAGCATTGGCCCGGACCGCGTCAAGCGCACCCCTGACGCGCCGCGTCGCCCCGATGACGCGACGTGGTTGACGCGGCGTGGCGTGATCGTCCTCGCGTCCCGTGCTTACTTGTTCGTGTGGAGGGCGTCACCTTGGCGTCTTCCACCGACATCTGGGGGGTCGTAGACATGAAGAAGCGAACGCAATCATCGCCTTCCGAGGCGTGGCGCGGCGACTGGGAGGAGAACACCTTCGCCGGGCTCGAGAGCCTGGACGACGCAGGGCGCTCGCGCGCGTCGCTGTGGGGACGCATCGACGCGCGGCCCGACGAGCCCGCGCTGGTCTCGAGCTGCATGCCCGAGATGGGGGAGCTCGAGCTCGAGGCGTGCGCCCGGCTCGCCTGAGCCGCCCGACAGGGACTGGATCGCGCCGGCGAGATGCCGGCGTTTCCTTTTGTGGCGTGGGCCCGCGTCGGCTACGTTTCGGTCATGGGCGTCAAGGTGCTCACCATGGACATCGTCTGCGAGGACTCGGGCCACCAGGTCGTCCCGATGGCGCCCAACTTCTGCATCACGCCCGGCGCGGCGGCCGGCGCCCCGGCGCCGCTCCCGTACCCCATCACGGCGAGCTCCAGCAAGCTCGACCCGGGGACGAGCAAGGTGAAGCAGAAGGGCAAGAAGACGCTCAACGCCAAGAGCAAGGTGAAGTCCTGCAACGGCAACCAGCCCGGCTCGCAGAAGGACGTCAGCACCTTCCAGACCGGCAAGAAGTCCTGGCCATTTCCCGTACCGGCCGTGACGGTGCACTTCGAGGGCATGCCCATCGCCATCACCGGGAATCCCGGGATGGGCAACTCGATGTAGCCTCTCGGCTCCCCGGTGGATCCGCCTCCCCTTCGCACAGGCACTCGCGCAACGGTCGAAGTCATCCCGCATCTGGATGACGTCGACGGCTCCCTCCTCGGCGTCGTGCTGATCAAGCAGCGCTTCGTCGCCTCTCGCCGGGGCGAGGTCTCTCGCGCGTCGGGCGCCACCGTTCACGTGGCCGACGAGCCCTGGGACCCGGACGCGCCCGAGACGAGCTCGATCCGGTTCCCGACGGACCTGTGCACGCGCAAGCCCAGCACCGACGTGCTCGTCGCGGGCAGCGCGGTCGCGCCCTACCGTGAGGCGGTCCGCTCGCTCGATGTCCACGTGCGCGTCGGACCGGTGCAGAAGAGCTTGCGCGTGTTCGGTCCCCGCGTCTGGTACAAGGGCGGCATCGGCAAGATGGTCCTCACCGATCCGGAGCCGTTCGAGGCGGTCGCCGTGCGGTGGGAGGCCGCCTGGGGGGGCTCCGACTACGAGACCGATCCGGAGCAGCCGCTCGAGGAGCCCCGCAACCCCAACGGGTGCGGCGTGGTGCGGGACATCGAGGAGCTCGAGGGGAAGCTCGGCCCGCAGGTCGAGGACCCGAACGAGCTCATCAAGAGTCAACGGACCCGACCCAGCCCGGCGGGGCTCGGCGCGATCGGGCGGCACTGGGTGCCGCGGCGGCAGTACGCCGGGACGTGCGACGCGCAGTGGATGGAGGAGCGGATGCCGCTGCTGCCGCTCGACTTCGATCCGCGCTTCTACCAGTGCGCGCCGCCCGATCAGATCACCGCCACGCCGCTGCGGGGCGGCGAGCGGGTCGAGGTGGCGGGCATGCACGAGGAGGGGCCGTTCGCGTTCGAGCTGCCCCGGCTGCGCTTCTTCGTCGGCTTGCAGACCACCGACGCGCTGACCGAGCACCCTCCGCAGCTCGACACCGTGCTCATCGAGCCCAACGAGCGGGCGGCCACGCTGACCTGGCGCAGCGCCGTCAAGCTCCCGCGCCGCGCGGCCGACGTGCGCTTCGTCCAGGTGCACGAGAAGGAGCGCGTGCGATGAGGCGTCCGATGAGGCGAGCGCCGCGACGGGTGCGCGCATGATGGACTCGAGCCTGGCCGTGGCTCACTTCGGTGAGGACAGCTCGCGCGAGCCCGTGCTCGTGGACGTCGGCACGTGCAACGCGCTCGGGCTCGACCC
This region of Sandaracinaceae bacterium genomic DNA includes:
- a CDS encoding PhnD/SsuA/transferrin family substrate-binding protein, with product MTLRFLMPPSVGDARARARGELLERSLTRDLGERVEVEVAESYDALRFRVRARDVELAWLPSAVCAQCSSHIHAVYRVVRAGRSTYRSALVADRAAHLGLSRLRGARAAWVDPLSLGGYLLVRAHLAERGLVPEQTFASERFLGSHPAALAAVLDGDADVAAISVAGDEDARVEEALALHGGRAGATRLEALLITQAVPTDALILTRALEPARADALTKRITAGLPALRLAMEADALEPAKLEAYARIAALLPEP
- a CDS encoding SLC13 family permease codes for the protein MTFEIAIVFALIALALVLFAWERVSYEVTALIVCVTLMVTGILSPAEGLAGFSNPATIAIGAMFVLSEGLRRTGALAHVGGLFRRLGRHSRWLAIGGMLLSVGLVSGFINNTAAIAIIIPVVLAVSRDLGLSPSKLLMPLSFASMLGGVCTLIGTSTNLLVSSIAAGHGLAPFGMFEMAPLGLLFFVVGLAYLALVGIRLTPARRSLEDLTSRYGVRQYLTDVRVRDQRRETRALLEGLEVEIVEVFARDGGRVVRVVGAPGEIAKLVARQDVTIEPVTTWGDAALRTSERELVEAVVAPDAPIAGQRIEDVSFAERFGAVVLALRRPDELQNERLAASILRPGDSLLLSTAREQAAALSRDASFVVVSQVEQPPVQRRKKLPVALAVLAAVVGLAALDVLPIVVSALAGCVVLLLTRTLRPREAYESISWKVIFLLAGVIPLGTAMDRTGASELVSHFFTDGLGPMGAHVVLAGFFGASLLLTNVISNQATAALLAPIAIESAHLLGVSARPMLMAVTFAASLSFMTPVGYQTNTLVYGPGSYRFGDFTRVGTPLDLILWGLAVALIPVLWPF
- a CDS encoding MFS transporter, whose translation is MSKAGSSKPSFFEQLSAFGAVYWTANWMELVERFAYYGVRTVLPVFMVLAISEGGPGLDHVQKGSIYAIWALVQSFVPIFTGGFADRYGYKLNIAISTVLKIIGYLLMGYCIAIAESLAGMPLAEARAAGVDSVFEVFFTGAMFLALGTAIFKPGLQGLISNQMPKESASFGWGIFYQMVNIGGFLGPLIAGYLRVLEWEYVFMACAIGISLNFLPLFFFREPEREDTGPLAGPGELLIDAVKGLLEPRLFFFTITFAGFWLMFYQLFDILPNFIDDWVDSRGPAAALQSILGEGAVPTVNGGNLTQEWIINFNAAMISVAAFLVGFLTGRLRSLTAIVIGIAISAVGIYVLGVSMSGWVTLGAIAIFSVGEMMASPTKMRYLASIAPKGKDGLYMGYVNMTVGIGWSIGSIVAGEMYQENGDKVVLARRYLVEQSNVNAQAVEALDRGAVMDFFERTLGVDAWGARELLWQTYEPQSMWLVFTLIGLGSMLLLVGYDWLTRKAKREPGFSFNTHGHLWVRGLLVPIVFGLAIANYYAYSMAVLVQLIMFSALFVASWFLRPDPVEPDED
- a CDS encoding DUF2330 domain-containing protein; amino-acid sequence: MKNSIRYGALACLAGLAGLAAPQPAQACGGCFAPTGSPTVVTRHQMAVSISMEETTLWDQIEYAGDPEDFVWVLPVRNGAPVELAENAFFEALEQTTRITLQAPQAPQTFCPDPCGGFFAGAADRSGSADAGASEVTVHHQASIGPYETVTIGSEDPNALVQWLRDHYYAVPDSILPTIRHYTEQGMDFAVLRLSPNFGVNQMQPVRVTMPGLNPTFPLRMVAAGVEGSVGLELFVIAEGRYGSSNFAIGEVDRDALSYDWDTSRFNYDALYDAAASANDGRTWVAEYAMDAPTWQLENYVSYDDDGEPHYARDDWEVASRHVEAPYITRLTADLAVEHLGEDLILEAADGGDLPGFIDVTNELNRAPDVSCSNVCTDPYGGGSSGGGLGWRDGGRGDGLCTVSPGNTAGAFGLLALLGAAAAFGLRRRR